A genome region from Methanococcoides burtonii DSM 6242 includes the following:
- the iorA gene encoding indolepyruvate ferredoxin oxidoreductase subunit alpha, whose amino-acid sequence MSTREYMLGNVAIARGIVEGGGRVISGYPGTPSSEIVDTLSKMKERDFYVEWSVNEKVAMEVAAGAGMTGVRSVVTMKHVGLNVAADPLMTLSYMGVKGGMVVIVADDPGCHSSQNEQDSRIYSEFSLMPCLDPSTPQEAKDMIPYAFELSEKFELPVIFRPTTRISHGKADIELGEITDHRVEAKFEKDPSRWVMVPSNAVVRHPHLLSIQDGIQEELEISPWNELTINEASRIGVIAAGIASVYAKEAIDNLGVSASYLKIGAYPVPEGLIKRMYEQVDTVLVIEELEPIVEDRCKIIAKDMESSIKIIGKTDGTVPRVGELNVDHCVKAIADVFKIESGLPVIKEIEMELPLRPPAMCAGCSHRATYYAMKKVFGKNAVFPGDIGCYTLGIQNGTVDTTLCMGGSITVASGIYHSGEKQPICCSIGDSTFFHTGMNGLLNAVYNKANITVAILDNRITAMTGHQPNPGMGLTSTGETTKEIDLEQLCRGLGAEFVEVVDSFDVNATVEAFKRAKDYEGTSVIISKQPCIIYARRTGIRLTPFKVDHDKCVGCRMCVNLGCPAIEFDKENKKSTINATCTGCGLCAEVCKFDAIKEIQK is encoded by the coding sequence ATGAGCACACGCGAGTATATGCTTGGGAACGTAGCGATCGCACGCGGTATCGTGGAAGGAGGAGGACGTGTCATTTCCGGATATCCGGGTACGCCTTCTTCTGAGATCGTCGATACGTTGTCCAAAATGAAGGAACGCGACTTTTATGTCGAATGGTCCGTTAATGAAAAAGTTGCAATGGAAGTTGCTGCAGGAGCTGGCATGACTGGTGTGCGTTCTGTAGTTACCATGAAACACGTAGGTCTGAACGTTGCAGCAGACCCTCTTATGACACTATCCTACATGGGAGTCAAGGGCGGAATGGTCGTCATTGTAGCTGACGATCCCGGATGTCACTCATCCCAGAATGAGCAGGATTCACGTATATATTCAGAATTCTCACTTATGCCATGTCTCGACCCTTCCACTCCACAGGAAGCAAAGGACATGATACCTTATGCCTTTGAGCTTTCCGAAAAGTTCGAGCTTCCGGTAATATTCAGACCGACCACCAGAATATCACACGGCAAGGCAGATATCGAACTTGGTGAGATCACTGACCACAGAGTGGAAGCCAAGTTCGAGAAGGACCCATCCCGCTGGGTAATGGTCCCAAGCAATGCGGTTGTCAGGCATCCACACCTTCTTTCAATACAGGATGGTATCCAGGAAGAGCTTGAGATATCTCCGTGGAACGAACTTACCATCAATGAGGCCTCCAGGATCGGAGTCATCGCAGCAGGTATCGCTTCGGTCTATGCAAAGGAAGCTATTGATAACCTTGGAGTATCTGCATCATACTTGAAGATCGGTGCATACCCGGTCCCTGAAGGACTTATCAAAAGGATGTACGAGCAGGTCGATACCGTTCTCGTCATCGAAGAACTTGAGCCTATTGTGGAAGACCGTTGCAAGATCATTGCAAAGGACATGGAAAGCAGCATTAAGATCATCGGAAAGACAGATGGTACTGTCCCAAGAGTTGGCGAACTTAATGTTGACCATTGTGTAAAGGCCATCGCAGATGTTTTCAAAATCGAATCCGGTCTGCCGGTGATCAAGGAGATCGAAATGGAACTGCCACTAAGGCCACCTGCAATGTGTGCAGGATGTTCACATAGGGCTACCTACTATGCAATGAAAAAGGTATTTGGCAAGAACGCGGTCTTCCCAGGTGATATTGGATGTTACACACTGGGCATACAGAATGGAACCGTGGACACCACCTTGTGTATGGGAGGAAGTATCACCGTTGCATCAGGCATCTATCACTCTGGCGAAAAGCAGCCTATCTGCTGTTCCATTGGAGATTCAACGTTCTTCCATACCGGAATGAACGGATTGCTCAATGCAGTATATAATAAGGCGAACATCACAGTTGCAATTCTGGACAACCGTATCACTGCAATGACCGGTCACCAGCCAAACCCCGGCATGGGACTGACATCTACAGGTGAGACCACAAAGGAGATCGACCTTGAGCAGCTCTGTCGCGGACTCGGTGCCGAGTTCGTCGAAGTTGTCGATTCCTTCGATGTGAACGCAACGGTCGAAGCATTCAAACGTGCAAAGGATTACGAAGGCACATCAGTGATAATATCAAAACAACCCTGTATCATCTACGCACGCAGAACCGGTATCAGGCTGACACCATTCAAAGTAGACCATGACAAGTGTGTAGGCTGTAGGATGTGTGTGAACCTTGGTTGCCCTGCAATTGAATTTGACAAAGAGAACAAGAAGTCTACGATCAATGCAACGTGTACCGGATGTGGACTGTGTGCAGAAGTATGTAAATTCGATGCGATAAAGGAGATTCAGAAATGA